The Synchiropus splendidus isolate RoL2022-P1 chromosome 1, RoL_Sspl_1.0, whole genome shotgun sequence genome includes a window with the following:
- the si:dkey-183n20.15 gene encoding RING-HC_RNF170 domain-containing protein, with amino-acid sequence MAFKGGCTGSVCSQDGSCPVCLQTVTFPVQTNCGHLFCAPCLMACWRHGSWLDAVSCPLCRQKVRVLQHLFEDTRSDLRSKEVLWEITKYNKRYSGAPRQVTDYLCDAPLLLQLLVRGLGTMGGLVWMFLFRVALCFVGTVLSISSPSLETVVTSASPLETDPSFSGLLGVLDDVVVVILLLICVFNIQQMAPDRRHTRNDTISHGLTGNSLLDTA; translated from the exons ATGGCTTTTAAAGGCGGCTGCACG GGATCAGTGTGCTCACAAGACGGGTCGTGCCCAGTTTGCCTCCAGACGGTCACCTTTCCAGTCCAGACCAACTGTGGTCATCTATTCTGTG CTCCGTGTTTGATGGCCTGCTGGAGACATGGCTCATGGTTGGACGCCGTCAGCTGTCCTCTCTGCAGACAGAAG GTCCGTGTGTTGCAGCATCTTTTCGAAGACACTCGCTCTGACCTGCGTTCCAAGGAGGTATTATGGGAAATAACAAAGTACAACAAACGTTATTCTGGCGCACCGCGACAG GTAACAGACTACCTGTGTGACGCccctctcctgctgcagctgctggtccGTGGTTTGGGGACCATGGGAGGCCTTGTGTGGATGTTTCTATTTAGAGTTGCTCTCTGCTTCGTGGGCACCGTCTTGTCTATCTCCTCTCCTTCGCTGGAGACCGTTGTAACCTCTGCAAGCCCCCTGGAGACAGATCCGTCCTTCAGCGGTCTGCTGGGGGTCCTGGATGACGTGGTGGtggtcatcctcctcctcatatgTGTATTCAATATCCAGCAGATGGCACCAGACAGGCGGCACACGAGAAATGATACCATTTCACATGGGCTGACGGGGAACTCGCTGTTGGATACGGCTTAA
- the hook1 gene encoding protein Hook homolog 1 isoform X2: MDESKTQLVDSLIIWLQTFNTTAPCRTAEDLTTGAAISEALHQIDPAWFSDAWCSRIKTDVEDNRRLKMNNLKKILQFVVDYYHEVLGQDISDFLLPDVALVAEHAAADDLGRLLQLVLGCAVKCERKQEYIQIIMTLEESVQHVVMTAIQELLSKETMTPFGAELSGDLEQQLKKALEDFAELLSEKDALAQRCEELDLQVAVLQEERNSLLAENDVLTDRANQLDTFDDPSTLSGRKHSMLQQQLETLQEESFRLEAAKDDYRIHCEELEKQLIELQHRNDELTSLAEESRALKDELDVLRNCSDRVVILEASVETYKRKLENLGDLKRQMKLMEENNVTYMQNTVSLEEELRKANAARAQLETYKRQVQELHKKLSDETRRADNSAFEMRKLEEKHDTVLKEKERIIIERDSLKEINEELHCTLAQEDQLSKPGMLPTSSSSHDNLAAELIPIEHREKFIRLQHENKMLRVQQEEYETGRVAALQMQLEEAHKTHSEQDTEIRLNRERISELQQQVEDLQKALQSQAAKPDDSNLKRKLDAHMVQLNEAQDEIMKKKELLEDLQPDNTQTSLKVEELMAALKKKDDDMRAMEERYKMYLEKARTVIRALDPKLNPATAEIQALRNQLTERDKTITNLERQCEQARLREQEEKMIVTAWYNKSLTFQKLAMESRLTGRAGALLSPGQSFLSQQRQVSNAPRRTLSMTTPAATK, encoded by the exons ATGGACGAAAGCAAAACGCAGTTGGTTGACAGCCTGATAATATGG CTGCAGACCTTCAACACCACAGCACCCTGCAGAACGGCAGAAGATCTGACCACTGGAGCAGCAATATCAGAGGCATTACATCAAAT AGACCCAGCCTGGTTCAGTGATGCCTGGTGCAGTCGCATCAAGACTGATGTGGAGGACAACAGGAGACTGAAG ATGAATAACCTGAAAAAGATTCTTCAGTTTGTGGTGGACTATTATCATGAG GTGTTGGGTCAGGACATCTCTGACTTCTTACTGCCTGATGTGGCCTTGGTGGCGGAGCACGCAGCTGCTGATGATCTTGGCAGgctgctgcagctggtactGGGCTGTGCTGTTAAATGTGAGCGCAAACAAG AGTACATTCAGATCATCATGACTTTGGAAGAGTCTGTGCAACATGTTGTCATGACGGCCATCCAAGAG cTTTTAAGCAAAGAAACCATGACCCCATTTGGAGCAGAACTTTCTGGAGACCTGGAGCAGCAG ctgaaaaaagccttGGAGGACTTCGCTGAGCTTTTGTCAGAGAAAGACGCATTGGCTCAGCGCTGTGAAGAACTGGACTTGCAG GTTGCTGTACTTCAGGAGGAGCGGAACAGTTTGCTGGCTGAGAATGATGTTCTGACTGACCGAGCCAATCAGCTGGACACATTTGATGACCCCAGCACCTTGTCGGGGAGGAAGCATAGCatgttgcagcagcagctggagaccCTGCAGGAAGAAAGCTTCAG GCTGGAGGCTGCCAAGGACGACTACAGGATCCATTGTGAGGAGTTGGAGAAACAGCTCATCGAGCTTCAGCACCGCAACGATGAGCTAACCAGCCTAGCAGAAGAGTCGAGAGCACTCAAAGACGAACTGGATGTTCTGAG GAACTGCTCTGATCGTGTGGTGATCTTGGAGGCATCAGTGGAAACGTACAAGCGCAAGCTGGAGAATCTGGGCGACCTTAAGAGGCAGATGAAGCTGATGGAGGAGAATAACGTGACATACATGCAGAACACCGTTagcctggaggaggagctgcgcAAGGCCAACGCTGCACGCGCACAGCTGGAGACGTACAAGAGACAG GTCCAGGAGCTGCACAAGAAGTTGTCTGATGAGACCAGAAGAGCTGACAACTCTGCCTTTGAGAtgaggaagctggaggagaagcatGATACTGTGTTGAAGGAGAAAGAG AGGATCATCATTGAGAGGGACTCGCTTAAAGAGATCAACGAGGAGCTACACTGCACTCTGGCTCAGGAAGACCAGCTCTCCAAACCAG GGATGCTTCCTACTAGCAGCTCCAGCCATGACAACCTTGCTGCTGAACTTATACCGATAGAACATAG GGAGAAGTTCATCAGACTGCAGCATGAAAACAAGATGCTGAGAGTGCAGCAGGAAGAATATGAGACGGGTAGAGTCGCAGCTCTGCAGATGCAATTGGAGGAAGCGCACAAGACACACAGCGAGCAGGACACAGAGATCAG GTTGAACCGAGAGCGCATCAGTGAATTGCAGCAGCAGGTTGAAGATCTCCAGAAGGCTTTGCAAAGTCAGGCTGCTAAACCTGATGAT TCCAACCTGAAGCGGAAACTTGATGCTCATAT GGTTCAGCTGAATGAGGCTCAGGATGAaatcatgaagaagaaagagctgTTGGAGGACCTGCAGCCAGACAACACTCAGACTT CACTGAAGGTAGAGGAGCTGATGGCGgcactgaagaagaaagatgacGACATGCGGGCGATGGAGGAACGGTATAAAATGTACCTGGAGAAAGCTCGCACC GTGATTCGGGCGCTAGACCCTAAACTAAACCCTGCCACAGCTGAAATCCAGGCCCTCAGAAATCAGCTGACTGAGCGGGACAAGACCATTACCAACCTGGAG CGTCAGTGTGAGCAGGCCCGACTCAGAGAGCAAGAGGAGAAGATGATTGTCACTGCGTGGTATAACAAG agtttgacgttccagaagtTGGCGATGGAGTCGAGACTCACCGGCAGGGCCGGGGCACTGCTGTC
- the hook1 gene encoding protein Hook homolog 1 isoform X1 produces the protein MDESKTQLVDSLIIWLQTFNTTAPCRTAEDLTTGAAISEALHQIDPAWFSDAWCSRIKTDVEDNRRLKMNNLKKILQFVVDYYHEVLGQDISDFLLPDVALVAEHAAADDLGRLLQLVLGCAVKCERKQEYIQIIMTLEESVQHVVMTAIQELLSKETMTPFGAELSGDLEQQLKKALEDFAELLSEKDALAQRCEELDLQVAVLQEERNSLLAENDVLTDRANQLDTFDDPSTLSGRKHSMLQQQLETLQEESFRLEAAKDDYRIHCEELEKQLIELQHRNDELTSLAEESRALKDELDVLRNCSDRVVILEASVETYKRKLENLGDLKRQMKLMEENNVTYMQNTVSLEEELRKANAARAQLETYKRQVQELHKKLSDETRRADNSAFEMRKLEEKHDTVLKEKERIIIERDSLKEINEELHCTLAQEDQLSKPGELHAETSERNNTDQLGDYWCRLLAGMLPTSSSSHDNLAAELIPIEHREKFIRLQHENKMLRVQQEEYETGRVAALQMQLEEAHKTHSEQDTEIRLNRERISELQQQVEDLQKALQSQAAKPDDSNLKRKLDAHMVQLNEAQDEIMKKKELLEDLQPDNTQTSLKVEELMAALKKKDDDMRAMEERYKMYLEKARTVIRALDPKLNPATAEIQALRNQLTERDKTITNLERQCEQARLREQEEKMIVTAWYNKSLTFQKLAMESRLTGRAGALLSPGQSFLSQQRQVSNAPRRTLSMTTPAATK, from the exons ATGGACGAAAGCAAAACGCAGTTGGTTGACAGCCTGATAATATGG CTGCAGACCTTCAACACCACAGCACCCTGCAGAACGGCAGAAGATCTGACCACTGGAGCAGCAATATCAGAGGCATTACATCAAAT AGACCCAGCCTGGTTCAGTGATGCCTGGTGCAGTCGCATCAAGACTGATGTGGAGGACAACAGGAGACTGAAG ATGAATAACCTGAAAAAGATTCTTCAGTTTGTGGTGGACTATTATCATGAG GTGTTGGGTCAGGACATCTCTGACTTCTTACTGCCTGATGTGGCCTTGGTGGCGGAGCACGCAGCTGCTGATGATCTTGGCAGgctgctgcagctggtactGGGCTGTGCTGTTAAATGTGAGCGCAAACAAG AGTACATTCAGATCATCATGACTTTGGAAGAGTCTGTGCAACATGTTGTCATGACGGCCATCCAAGAG cTTTTAAGCAAAGAAACCATGACCCCATTTGGAGCAGAACTTTCTGGAGACCTGGAGCAGCAG ctgaaaaaagccttGGAGGACTTCGCTGAGCTTTTGTCAGAGAAAGACGCATTGGCTCAGCGCTGTGAAGAACTGGACTTGCAG GTTGCTGTACTTCAGGAGGAGCGGAACAGTTTGCTGGCTGAGAATGATGTTCTGACTGACCGAGCCAATCAGCTGGACACATTTGATGACCCCAGCACCTTGTCGGGGAGGAAGCATAGCatgttgcagcagcagctggagaccCTGCAGGAAGAAAGCTTCAG GCTGGAGGCTGCCAAGGACGACTACAGGATCCATTGTGAGGAGTTGGAGAAACAGCTCATCGAGCTTCAGCACCGCAACGATGAGCTAACCAGCCTAGCAGAAGAGTCGAGAGCACTCAAAGACGAACTGGATGTTCTGAG GAACTGCTCTGATCGTGTGGTGATCTTGGAGGCATCAGTGGAAACGTACAAGCGCAAGCTGGAGAATCTGGGCGACCTTAAGAGGCAGATGAAGCTGATGGAGGAGAATAACGTGACATACATGCAGAACACCGTTagcctggaggaggagctgcgcAAGGCCAACGCTGCACGCGCACAGCTGGAGACGTACAAGAGACAG GTCCAGGAGCTGCACAAGAAGTTGTCTGATGAGACCAGAAGAGCTGACAACTCTGCCTTTGAGAtgaggaagctggaggagaagcatGATACTGTGTTGAAGGAGAAAGAG AGGATCATCATTGAGAGGGACTCGCTTAAAGAGATCAACGAGGAGCTACACTGCACTCTGGCTCAGGAAGACCAGCTCTCCAAACCAGGTGAGCTACATGCAGAAACATCTGAAAGAAATAACACTGACCAGCTTGGTGACTATTGGTGTCGACTCCTTGCAGGGATGCTTCCTACTAGCAGCTCCAGCCATGACAACCTTGCTGCTGAACTTATACCGATAGAACATAG GGAGAAGTTCATCAGACTGCAGCATGAAAACAAGATGCTGAGAGTGCAGCAGGAAGAATATGAGACGGGTAGAGTCGCAGCTCTGCAGATGCAATTGGAGGAAGCGCACAAGACACACAGCGAGCAGGACACAGAGATCAG GTTGAACCGAGAGCGCATCAGTGAATTGCAGCAGCAGGTTGAAGATCTCCAGAAGGCTTTGCAAAGTCAGGCTGCTAAACCTGATGAT TCCAACCTGAAGCGGAAACTTGATGCTCATAT GGTTCAGCTGAATGAGGCTCAGGATGAaatcatgaagaagaaagagctgTTGGAGGACCTGCAGCCAGACAACACTCAGACTT CACTGAAGGTAGAGGAGCTGATGGCGgcactgaagaagaaagatgacGACATGCGGGCGATGGAGGAACGGTATAAAATGTACCTGGAGAAAGCTCGCACC GTGATTCGGGCGCTAGACCCTAAACTAAACCCTGCCACAGCTGAAATCCAGGCCCTCAGAAATCAGCTGACTGAGCGGGACAAGACCATTACCAACCTGGAG CGTCAGTGTGAGCAGGCCCGACTCAGAGAGCAAGAGGAGAAGATGATTGTCACTGCGTGGTATAACAAG agtttgacgttccagaagtTGGCGATGGAGTCGAGACTCACCGGCAGGGCCGGGGCACTGCTGTC
- the hook1 gene encoding protein Hook homolog 1 isoform X3: MYLQTCLLCFISRTDEIETMHAASSPPVMNNLKKILQFVVDYYHEVLGQDISDFLLPDVALVAEHAAADDLGRLLQLVLGCAVKCERKQEYIQIIMTLEESVQHVVMTAIQELLSKETMTPFGAELSGDLEQQLKKALEDFAELLSEKDALAQRCEELDLQVAVLQEERNSLLAENDVLTDRANQLDTFDDPSTLSGRKHSMLQQQLETLQEESFRLEAAKDDYRIHCEELEKQLIELQHRNDELTSLAEESRALKDELDVLRNCSDRVVILEASVETYKRKLENLGDLKRQMKLMEENNVTYMQNTVSLEEELRKANAARAQLETYKRQVQELHKKLSDETRRADNSAFEMRKLEEKHDTVLKEKERIIIERDSLKEINEELHCTLAQEDQLSKPGMLPTSSSSHDNLAAELIPIEHREKFIRLQHENKMLRVQQEEYETGRVAALQMQLEEAHKTHSEQDTEIRLNRERISELQQQVEDLQKALQSQAAKPDDSNLKRKLDAHMVQLNEAQDEIMKKKELLEDLQPDNTQTSLKVEELMAALKKKDDDMRAMEERYKMYLEKARTVIRALDPKLNPATAEIQALRNQLTERDKTITNLERQCEQARLREQEEKMIVTAWYNKSLTFQKLAMESRLTGRAGALLSPGQSFLSQQRQVSNAPRRTLSMTTPAATK; encoded by the exons ATGTATCTCCAAACCTGTCTGCTTTGCTTTATTTCCCGCACTGATGAGATAGAAACCATGCatgctgcttcttctcctcctgtg ATGAATAACCTGAAAAAGATTCTTCAGTTTGTGGTGGACTATTATCATGAG GTGTTGGGTCAGGACATCTCTGACTTCTTACTGCCTGATGTGGCCTTGGTGGCGGAGCACGCAGCTGCTGATGATCTTGGCAGgctgctgcagctggtactGGGCTGTGCTGTTAAATGTGAGCGCAAACAAG AGTACATTCAGATCATCATGACTTTGGAAGAGTCTGTGCAACATGTTGTCATGACGGCCATCCAAGAG cTTTTAAGCAAAGAAACCATGACCCCATTTGGAGCAGAACTTTCTGGAGACCTGGAGCAGCAG ctgaaaaaagccttGGAGGACTTCGCTGAGCTTTTGTCAGAGAAAGACGCATTGGCTCAGCGCTGTGAAGAACTGGACTTGCAG GTTGCTGTACTTCAGGAGGAGCGGAACAGTTTGCTGGCTGAGAATGATGTTCTGACTGACCGAGCCAATCAGCTGGACACATTTGATGACCCCAGCACCTTGTCGGGGAGGAAGCATAGCatgttgcagcagcagctggagaccCTGCAGGAAGAAAGCTTCAG GCTGGAGGCTGCCAAGGACGACTACAGGATCCATTGTGAGGAGTTGGAGAAACAGCTCATCGAGCTTCAGCACCGCAACGATGAGCTAACCAGCCTAGCAGAAGAGTCGAGAGCACTCAAAGACGAACTGGATGTTCTGAG GAACTGCTCTGATCGTGTGGTGATCTTGGAGGCATCAGTGGAAACGTACAAGCGCAAGCTGGAGAATCTGGGCGACCTTAAGAGGCAGATGAAGCTGATGGAGGAGAATAACGTGACATACATGCAGAACACCGTTagcctggaggaggagctgcgcAAGGCCAACGCTGCACGCGCACAGCTGGAGACGTACAAGAGACAG GTCCAGGAGCTGCACAAGAAGTTGTCTGATGAGACCAGAAGAGCTGACAACTCTGCCTTTGAGAtgaggaagctggaggagaagcatGATACTGTGTTGAAGGAGAAAGAG AGGATCATCATTGAGAGGGACTCGCTTAAAGAGATCAACGAGGAGCTACACTGCACTCTGGCTCAGGAAGACCAGCTCTCCAAACCAG GGATGCTTCCTACTAGCAGCTCCAGCCATGACAACCTTGCTGCTGAACTTATACCGATAGAACATAG GGAGAAGTTCATCAGACTGCAGCATGAAAACAAGATGCTGAGAGTGCAGCAGGAAGAATATGAGACGGGTAGAGTCGCAGCTCTGCAGATGCAATTGGAGGAAGCGCACAAGACACACAGCGAGCAGGACACAGAGATCAG GTTGAACCGAGAGCGCATCAGTGAATTGCAGCAGCAGGTTGAAGATCTCCAGAAGGCTTTGCAAAGTCAGGCTGCTAAACCTGATGAT TCCAACCTGAAGCGGAAACTTGATGCTCATAT GGTTCAGCTGAATGAGGCTCAGGATGAaatcatgaagaagaaagagctgTTGGAGGACCTGCAGCCAGACAACACTCAGACTT CACTGAAGGTAGAGGAGCTGATGGCGgcactgaagaagaaagatgacGACATGCGGGCGATGGAGGAACGGTATAAAATGTACCTGGAGAAAGCTCGCACC GTGATTCGGGCGCTAGACCCTAAACTAAACCCTGCCACAGCTGAAATCCAGGCCCTCAGAAATCAGCTGACTGAGCGGGACAAGACCATTACCAACCTGGAG CGTCAGTGTGAGCAGGCCCGACTCAGAGAGCAAGAGGAGAAGATGATTGTCACTGCGTGGTATAACAAG agtttgacgttccagaagtTGGCGATGGAGTCGAGACTCACCGGCAGGGCCGGGGCACTGCTGTC